The following DNA comes from Papaver somniferum cultivar HN1 chromosome 4, ASM357369v1, whole genome shotgun sequence.
AACTTGCATAATCGTCGATTCTTACAACCTTATAATCGTCAGTATTGGAGTCGTAACCAAACCCAAATCTAACATTGTAAAAATTGTCATTCAAGTCATATATGAGATCATTTAGTAGAATTGGTATTTTCTTGTATTCCCTAGTGGTTGGATTCCACACATACATCCTACTATCTTCGTCAAATTCACTTCTACCATTACTCGAAATACCTAAGCAAATTAGACCGTTGCAGGAACCAAGAATCCAAACTCTTTTAACTGCATTACATTGAAATGGGTAATCCATCTGGAAAGCTTCCTGCCATACATCATCTAATTCTAACGAGTTCGAAGCTGAGGAAGATAGTAATCCATAATCTATGCTGTAAATATTGGGTTTACTATTACTTTGCCCGTTTAAACTTCGAACAATGAGACGACGGTTGTTTTTCTGAATACTAAAATTAAGGTGATACTGAATAAACTTACGGGTACGAATAAGATTACGCCAGGGCTTGCAAACCCACTTacaaattaaaattgaattaacagGTAATCTTACGAGTATATCTACCTGAATGTCTTCCGGAAGGCTAAACACTTTTGACATGGCTACTTCTTCTTTTGCTTTTGCTTTTCCTTTTGCTTCTCTTTGGGAAGATGGTACATTCCCCATTATCAAAAACTTATATGGAGGAACGAAGCGATGAGGCGATACAGCCGAGGGAAGAAATGGCTACAGAAACAATGTGTTTCAGATAATTTGTTTCATTTGTTAAGAATGTGAGACTATTTATAAAGAGCTTATCATCCTCATTTTCTGAATTTGGTAACTTACAACTGGACCCATCGGAGTCCGTCTGTAAAGGCATGTCAAGCAGTAAGACTACTACCAAAACTGCCTGTTTCTACTTTGGTTTGGGGTTTTGGATGAGAACAACCGGTCAATGCTCTAAAATGATTATACAATAGCGCTAGTTTAATGTGGATGAGAACCAAAGAAGAAACAATCAAAAGACCTTGGACAGTCTTGAATGTGGATGCCTGAACATTCGCATCTAACCTTTtctagtcaaaaaaaaaaaaaaaaaaaaatgaaaaacaacatGAACATCCATTGTGATACATATATGTTTGATATCATTTAAGATACTTAGTTAGGAAAGGCAAGTTTTACAGTTTTCCATTAGAGGTTAACATTTTCCTTATCAAGGCAGATCTCTAATATTTATTTGGATATGCTAGCATGTTGGTTAATATCCTCTACTGCATATCCCTGGATGGCTGGAAAGATTGTTTATGCTTCTGCTGGCCCATGCTATATATAATAGAGGTGTGTCATAATATTGCTTTCCTATAGTGGTTGAGATACCGATCTTTGCATAAAGGTTTTTCCGGTGCGTACAAGCTACGTGCGGCCCTTTGGTTTTGAACCTGGTATTACTGAAATTTCCAACGAGAAGTTGCTCATATCCCAAGCAGGAAATACACAAATGATGGAAGATCTTTTCCATTTTTGCTCATTTAAATGCTTGTTTCCGTACAAAGCatatttgaacttggaaaatactGTCATTTATAAAAACCTTCCCCGTGAAACCCTAGTTGAAACATTAGTACTATTATTTCATACGTACACGTTCTCAGGATTATCCACTCCGAAATTTGTAGCTGGCCCAAGCACAACATAGTTGCAGACTTAGTAGGCCGGCATAATGCGCGGGTCAACTATATATGAGATCAATTAAGTATCACCACCCCCTTGGTCATCTTCTCTTTTTAGATTTGGATTTTTGAGATTGAgaactaaaaatatcaatcagATGTATAATAATGCAACTAAAGAAAGTTGCAATGGAAACCGCAAGTAAAGATTTTACCTGAAATTGTTGGGTTCTTTGATTGGAAATTTATGGTGAATTTGTGAATCACGTTTTTGCGATAGAACATAGAACTCACACTTCAGATAGATAACTCTCGGACTTGAgagattttccttttttttattagattgtaCGGATGTTATAAGTACATGGCTATATAGCCTTACACATCAACTATCTAGAGTCTTCTGAACTTGTTAACTAAAGTTGGTGTTCACACAAGAACTTTGACTGGCTGTGAAAACACTAACAACTTACAGACTAGTAATTTCTTTTAACCACTACACTAGTATTTACATTCAGAGAATTCTAGAAAAAGTGTATCACACATTTCAACACTCCTCCTTGATACACTTTTGATCAACTCCCAGTAGTCTTCTTAGGAACTCAAATTTTGGCCTTGCCAAAGATTTTGTAAATATGTCTGCAATTTCTTATCCAGCATTGCAGTACTTGAGctcaatttccttgtttgttgtttCTTCTCGAATAAAATGATGCTTGATAGGAATGTGTTTTGTGCGATTATGAAACACAGGATTCTTCGATATAGCAATCGCAAACTTGTTGTCACAGTATATTTCAGTCGCTTGATTTTGCTTTTCTCCCAAATCTTCAAATATTCTTCTCAGCCATGTAGCTTGGCGTGCTGATTCTGCAGCTGATATATATTCATCTTCTGTTGATGATTGCGCGACTCTTTCTTGCTTTGTAGAAGTCCAAGAAAATATACCAGAACCAAGTGAAAATGCATAGCCTGATGTGCTTCGCATATCATCCACTGAACCAGCCTAGTCACTATCCGTGTAGCCAATTAGTTTTGAGTCTGTTTCTGGCTTGTACCATATGCCGTACTCCTTTGTACCTTGTAGATACCTTAATATTCTTTTTGCTGCACCATAATGAATTTGTGTTGGACTTTGCATGAATCTTGACAGTAAACTAGTTGCATACATGATATCAGTCCTTGTTGCCGTAAGGTATAGCAAACTTCCAATTATACTTCTGTAGGGTGATGCATTTGCTTTGTCCGATCCATCTTCCTTCCTTAGTTTTTCATTAGGTACCAGTGGTGTTGCTACAGACTTGCATCCAACCATCTTGAACCTTTTTAGTAGGTTTTCAATATATTTCTTCTGACATATGAAGAtgccttcttcttcttgatttatTTCGAGTCCGAGAAAATAGTGCATTAATCCGAGGTCAGTCATCTCGAATGTCTTCATCATGTCTTCCTTAAACTCCTGAAGTAGAGATTCATTGTTCCCTGTATAGATAAGATCATCTACATACATAAAAACAATAAGAGTACCTGAATTTGTAATCTTAATGTAAAGTGTTGGTTCATTTGGAGTCCTCCTGAATCCAGATCCAATGAAATATTTGTCAATGCGACTGTACCACGCTCGCGGTGCTTGTTTAAGTCCATATAGAGGTTTCTTTAGCTTTAGaactttctcttcttctccttgCTTGACAAAACCTTTTGGTTGCTGGATATATATCTCTTCCTCCAACTCGCCATTTAGAAATGCTGATTTAACATCTAACTGATGAATTCTCCATTTCTTTTGAGCTGCAAGTGCCACAAGTGCTCTTATAGTGTCAAGTCgtgccactggtgcaaatgtttcATGGAAATCAACCCCTGGTTGCTGCGAGAAACCTTTGGCCACGAGTCTCGCTTTACGTTTTTGAATTGATCCATCTAGATTAGTTTTGGTTTTGTAAACCCACTTCACACCAATGATTTCTTTGTCTTGTGGACGTTCGACACGTTCACATGTTCTATTTTGCTCAATCGTTttgatctcttcttccattggatCAACCCATACACCTTGTTTAACTGCTTCCTCAAAGCTCTCAGGTTCTGCAAATGCAAAGTTGCAAGTTTCATATAGGTCTCGCAATGATCGAACCTTTCCTGGTGTTGATTCTGGAGAGGATACTTCTTGCTGTGGAGTTAATGCTGGAGCTGGTGATTCTGGTGAAGAATCTGCAGCTGTTGTAGTCTGCTCGCCGCCATCATTTATATCATCCTGATTTTCAGTCTCCGCAGGTAGCATCACTGTCCTTCTGGTAATAATATTTGCCTCCCAATTCCATGAGGAATTCTCATCGAATTCAACATCTCTACTAgttatcatcttctttgtttgaagatTGTATACTGTGTAGCCTTTGGATTGAGAGCTGTAACCCATGAAGATACCTTTCTCTGATTTTTCTTCTAGCTTATGTATCTTTTCTTTGGGGATATGAATATAGCATATACACCCAAATACTTTGAGATGTTTTGCTGACGGCTTCCTGTTGCTCCAGGCTTGAATTGGATTCTTGTCTCTCACTGCTTTTGTTGGACATCTGTTCAACAAATACACTGCCGTGTAAACAGCTTCTGCCCAGAATTTCTTTGGAAGACCTTTTTCATACAACATAGACCTATCCATCTCCATTACGGTTCTGTTCTTCCTCTCCGATACGCTGTTTTGTTCCGGTGCATAGCCTACTGTTAACTGGTGTTCAACTCCTTCATCTTCACAAAACTTGTTAAAATTTTTAGAGGTGTATTCTGTACCCCTGTCACTTCTTAATACTTTAAGATAGTGACCACTTTGTTTATCCACCAAATTTTTGAACTTTTGGAAAACTTCAAATACCTCAGACCTCTCGTGCAAAAAATAAACCCaaatcattcttgtaaaatcatCGATGAAAAGAATGAAGTACCTGGATTGATCGAGCGATGGTGTCCTCATCGTTCCACAAACATCTGTATGCACGAGTTCTAATGGTGCAGTTCCTCGCCAAGCTTGTCCATGCGGAAATGATAGACGATGTTGCTTCCCAAGTTGGCAGCCTTCACATACGTCAGAAATTTCTTGTATACAGGGCATGTCTCTTATCATATTCTTTTGCTGGAGTATCTTGAGAGCATGGAAATTGAAGTGACCAAATCTTCGATGCCACAACCATGAATCTTCAACTTCTACTTTCAGAGCAGTATTGCTTACATAATTCCAATGTAAAGGAAAATTTCGATTTTGCATTTTCACAGTAGCAATAATTTGATTCTTTTTATTTCTATCATATATGAAGCATAGACCATCCGCAAAGTACAAAGAATATCCATTTTCGACCATTTGGCCGACACTCAACAAACTGGTTTTCAAACTGGTAACTAAGAAAACATTTCGAATAAATTTCGTACCTTTTTTAGTTTGTACAGCAATTGTGCCTTTGCCTTTCGTTTCAATTAGTTCACCGTTTCCCAATCTGATCAGTTCCTTTTTGGATGTGTCGATGTCGCAGAAAATGCTCTCGTCGCCAGTCATATGATTGGTGCAACCACTATCGACATACCATGCTTCATTTTTTACTTCTGATGATGTTTGGCGGGGATAAAACAGTTTTGCTTCCTCCTCCTTCTCTTCTTCATGATAGTTGGCATGGAAGTTTTTCTTTGCCCGGCAATATTTTGCAATATGACCAAAACACTTGCAATTGTCACATTTCGGCTTGCCCTTATGCCAGCAATCTTCTGTTCGATGATTTGGTATTTCAGAAATCTTACAAGGTGGGAAATTTTTCTTTCCTGTCTCTCTTTTTACCCAATTATTATTGAGTTTATCTCCTTTATAATTTCCTTTGGATTTTCCGCCATCTTCTTTAGATTTCTGAGACTTTCCAAAGTTGAGTTTCGACTGAAACGCACTTTCGATTGGGGCTTCGTTACGCCTACTCAATCTCTGTTCGTACGCTTCTAAAGAACCCATAAGTTCTGTCACCTGGAGAGTCTTAACGTCTTTCGACTCCTCAATTGCAGTTACAATAGGATCATATTTTCAGAGAGACTTATAAGaattttttcaaccaactttttaTCAGCAATAACTTCACCATAAATACTCATTTGATTAACTATATCTTTCACTCTAGAATAAAAGTTCTTTGCTGTCTCATAATCCTTCATTTTGATGTTTTCCAAATCTCTTCTAAGTGTTTGCGATTTAATGGTCCGTACCTTTTCATTTCCTTGAAACTCCTCCTTCAGATTAGTCCATGCTTCTTTGGACGTTGTAGCTTCCATAATCCTTGGAAAGATTGTGTCATCAACCGCTGACTGAAGAGTATATAGAGCTTtagcatttttttgttttttctcctTCAACTGAGTTTGTTGTTCCTCAGTCAAATTTGCTGTAATGTCTAGATCAACACCAGTTTCAATTATGTCCCAAAGATGTTGAGACACAAAATATGTCTTCAATTTTATGCTCCAGAAATCATAATTTTCACCGGAAAATATAGGTACTGCAATTGATGATTGACTACTGCTTGCCATGATTGTAAACGGAAGTGAAACGCCCGATTAGATCGAAAGTGTTCTGATACCACTGTTgggttctttgattagaaatttATGGTGAATTTGTGAATCAAGTTTTTGTGATAGAACACAGAACTCACACTTCAGATAGATAACTCTCGGACTTGAgagattttccttttttttattagattgtaCAGATGTCACAAGTAcattgggtacggttcataagcccaaaattggacatttcatttgtgtgtgacaagctaagttttcgatctaacggttgagaaatattatcttgaatctaatcaggttttcatctaacggtgaatattgaatgctttgttactaagataacattgattgcaaaccctgatttgaaagtgtatataagggagaactctagcaactgggaaacctaatccccacaaattttgtgtgatactagctgtgctaagctagagtcgattctcctttaacctttggtttcttcttctaaaccaggttaacgacttaaagacttcattgggattgtgaagccagaccgataatacttttcttgtagttgtgtgatctgatcttgcatcttctattatacgagtacaattgaaataattgacttgagattttatatcttcgataggcaagatatatataggagatataaaaataatcacaaacaaacttcgtctcatcgtttgtgattccacaatatcttttttcgctgcgtcaattaaGAGTATTGTGCGGTGAGTCTTCTGAACTGGTTAACTAAAGTTGGTGTCCACACACGAACTTTGACTGGCTGTGATACATACTAGTAATTTCTTTTAACCACTACACTAGTATTTACATTTAGAGAATTCTAGAAAAAGTGTATCACACATTTCAACAGAAATGTTACATGATACATGAACAGAATCTTAGCATGACTGACTTTGTTAATCAACTAAAGATTATAATAAGCTCCAACTTGACATTATAAATCAAAATGTCAATCCACCAGTAGAGTTAGAATACTGCATCGGAGTTCTGTTTAAATTAATGGTTTGCACATGATAAAACGATATATGTTGCAAACTCATCGGTGCTTCTTTCGAGCTAATTATGCTTGCAAAAGCATCTCCCAAATCCATAAATAGGTGCACTTTGTTATTCGACATTCACTCAAAACAGTTCTTCCAAATCCTTTCTACTTCTTCGTGTTCTTAATTATCCTCTTGTGTTCCAATGTTCTAGTTCAATCTGCTCGGAATTTTGATACTCAATCGAAAGTCCCTCAAAACAAAACTTTCCGCTACGTTGTCCAAGGCGAGTTTGAAGGATTGAATGTGGAATATTGGGCAGATTATCGTTTTATTGAAACCGGTGAAAATAATGTTCTTAGTTACCCATATGGGCTAATGTTCTACAACACTACTCCTGATGCACATGTTCTTGGCATTGGTGCCAATCTTCCAAATGATCAGTCAGAAACATTTTGGATTTGGGGTGCTAACAACAACAACCCAGTTCGTGAAAATTCCACTCTAACTTTCGGCACTGATGGTAACTTGGTGCTTGCAGATGTTGATGGTCGTATAGTTTGGCAAACTAAAACAGCCAACAAAGGTGTTACCGGTATGTCTATGCAGCGTAATGGGAATTTTGTACTTCACGATAAAAAAGGAAGGTTTATTTGGCAAAGTTTCCAGCACCCGACTAATACTATTGTAAGAGGTCAATCACTTAACCTCATGGGTGGTAAGAAACTCGTCAGTCGTACATCAGATAAGAACAGTCGCGATGGTTCTTTCAGCGCTGTGATCGATAAGAACGGATTCATCCTGTATCAAAATTCACAGAAAAGAGGCGGCTGGGAGGCAACGGGTCTTCTAAATGTAACATTTGATTCAATGCATGAACAACCGCAAACTACTACTTATTTGTTAACTCTAGGTTTGGCAAATCCAAAAGGAGTTCAGCCAAAACCAGCTGGTACTAATTCAAGGAAAGTTACACTCACGAAAATTAATTACCGCTATGAACATTCATTTCTCAGGTTAGAATCAGATGGTGATCTTGCAGGTTATACATTCTATGAAATGGATTCTTATGCTTTGTGGGCTAAAGATTATGCGTATTTTGAAAAAGTGCATAATGGGGGGTCACCACCTTATACACCACCAACATACACGGGGCCATCGGGTTATAACCCGCCACCATATGAGGAGCCATCTGGTTATACCCCGCCACCACCATCGAGATTCTAACAACGGCCTCAGTCATTAATTCAAATACTAGTAAAAGTCAATAACTAGAGACTGAGCAACTCATGAATAAGAGTTTGCTTGGTGTCTCGGATATTCGCAGATCAAATTCCCATTCCCAAGTAATTTTTTGCTTCACACTGTTATTATtattaatccaaaaaaaaaaaaaaaagaggaaaagaaagaaagaaataacgAGATACATCTTGAAGAATCTAcggataaaaataattataagcaAAATCACTTGCACCAGCTAGAATAGTAAATCATACCATCCTTATATTGGAGGATGGTTTCTACTCATCCAGGCACCCCAATGAAAACTTTAGGTGATCGTTAAGAAATTCTGGGTTACAAAGTAGAGCACGCCAGGTCTTGCATACACACCTACAAATTGAGATGGTTCTCTTCGCTAGCTGTTAAGGATCgatcaagagagaggagagcataaacgcggaagcataaaagactacattgataataattcggtgtatctTTCTTATTaattctctagctatttatacaatcacaagacttggctct
Coding sequences within:
- the LOC113272028 gene encoding F-box/kelch-repeat protein At3g23880-like → MGNVPSSQREAKGKAKAKEEVAMSKVFSLPEDIQVDILVRLPVNSILICKWVCKPWRNLIRTRKFIQYHLNFSIQKNNRRLIVRSLNGQSNSKPNIYSIDYGLLSSSASNSLELDDVWQEAFQMDYPFQCNAVKRVWILGSCNGLICLGISSNGRSEFDEDSRMYVWNPTTREYKKIPILLNDLIYDLNDNFYNVRFGFGYDSNTDDYKVVRIDDYASSRHYQADVYSLASGVWKTIPTIPYSFRNTNRGVLFNGALHWLGGSTNKKTAPDVIISFDVSKEILIHVPFPKETMQRPMCKELGVLADCLCLYLGNELRTEVWVMLDYGVRETWSKRFTFTRDSFPGYVYPNPIWSLGNGEIVVVTNSGLILYDRQNGIVRDLNVYSQADDMCDFSTKISHHMSYVQTLVSLGTGCYVGKTNRIQNGHIWSY
- the LOC113272029 gene encoding EP1-like glycoprotein 2 translates to MFYNTTPDAHVLGIGANLPNDQSETFWIWGANNNNPVRENSTLTFGTDGNLVLADVDGRIVWQTKTANKGVTGMSMQRNGNFVLHDKKGRFIWQSFQHPTNTIVRGQSLNLMGGKKLVSRTSDKNSRDGSFSAVIDKNGFILYQNSQKRGGWEATGLLNVTFDSMHEQPQTTTYLLTLGLANPKGVQPKPAGTNSRKVTLTKINYRYEHSFLRLESDGDLAGYTFYEMDSYALWAKDYAYFEKVHNGGSPPYTPPTYTGPSGYNPPPYEEPSGYTPPPPSRF